Genomic DNA from Lactuca sativa cultivar Salinas chromosome 8, Lsat_Salinas_v11, whole genome shotgun sequence:
tcctacacatacatacatatataaatcattaaTTTGACGTTTactagttcaaacattaaaaatatacataaaaataagttgtaaatcaatctaaatatattaaaataacacataaccataagttttagtgttttacatcaatctatatacatcaaaaagaaaataaatataataccgaaacaaaatatatttttagatgaatacaaacacatcaaaaaatattataacatttaccatatgtttttattcagagaaaactaaatagatttgaaaaaattcaccaaagtttattatacAAATGGTTATTTcccatgtgtttttattcggtttaaccgattcaaccggtttattttgaccaaTTCAACTGGGTTTTTCTAAAAAttggccggttcaatccggtttaaaaatcgacataaaaccagtgatagttgaaccgctctcTCCACCGGTTTCCgttccaaccggttcgaccgacCGGTTCAAACCAGTTTTTAAAATATTGGTAGAAATCCACATATCTTGCAAATTATAAATCGCCTCAACAATGTTATTTGCTTAATATTATTATGAAAGTGACGAATAtgcattttatttatattttttttatttatattttgccttgttattttaaatataaatttataataaatgattttctagaaaaataaaaaatcaagtcCAGTTTCGATAGTGCTTCCTTTGACCTTCATATCAATTTCCTCACTGCTTTGACCTTTCCAATTTCTTCTTATGATTTCTTTTGTGATTTTCTCCATAGCTATCCTCTCACTCTTTTTCTTTTGACATTTTTACCCTCACACacccaaacaaacaaacaaacacacacaaaatcaACACGCATTTCCACATTATAAAATACACACACACCTTCTTCCCTTCTCTTCCAAACCCAATCTTAAACAAACATGGCGAAACAACAAGAACTAACAGCCTTGAATGCTCCCTACACCAACACGCCGATCATCATGGAGCATGATCAAGAAGGCAAAGACATCTCCGGCAACACCTACTACGACGAAGATGCAGCTTCCACCGGCTGTTTTCGACTCTTTTGCTGCTTCGACAGCCAACACCACCGCCACGACGGAGACACGGCGGGATTCCTGTACCAACCTACCGGAGATCTAATCGACCAAGACAACTGGTTCATGAAAAGAGCTAAGAGCGTGAAGGAATATTCCGAGCTAGTTGCCGGACCTAAGTGGAAAAACTTCATCAGAAGGTTTAGTAAGAGGCCGAAGACGAGATCCAACGCGAATACGCCATTTCAGTATGATCCTCAAAGCTATGCTCTTAATTTCAACGACGGATACGGTGGTGATCATGAAGATGATGATTTGTTGCCTCGAAGTTTCTCTACACGATTCGCTCCTCCTTCAAGATCTACACAAATCTAAATTCTtctattgatattgatattgattcgATCTATTTTTCTCCCCCTTTTTCATCAATTTCATGGATATCATATTCATATATAcacattcttatattttttttggtGAATTGGTAATTTTTTAGATTTTGATATGTAAATGAATTCATTATAGTTGCCAATTTTAGTGctaaaagagtttaaatcaaatcaatttcattgaattcaaaattggcagGCGTGAAGTGTTGACGTTAGAAATTAGTGGGGAGCAATTGGGGCATAAAAATGGCAAGTTGTATtaattttttgaaaagt
This window encodes:
- the LOC111908330 gene encoding uncharacterized protein LOC111908330, with product MAKQQELTALNAPYTNTPIIMEHDQEGKDISGNTYYDEDAASTGCFRLFCCFDSQHHRHDGDTAGFLYQPTGDLIDQDNWFMKRAKSVKEYSELVAGPKWKNFIRRFSKRPKTRSNANTPFQYDPQSYALNFNDGYGGDHEDDDLLPRSFSTRFAPPSRSTQI